The following are encoded together in the Desulfococcus multivorans genome:
- a CDS encoding branched-chain amino acid ABC transporter substrate-binding protein: protein MKNNRSRWVGIVLISLTLAFGWVGPGAAEEPIKLGVGGAHSGDLASYGIPSVRAAELVVEHVNAVNGINGRKVELLVEDDVCKPEIATNTATKLVSEGANVVMGHICSGATKAALGIYKDKKIVTMSPSATNPDLTQSGDYPNFFRTIASDDAQARLEVDYALNVLNLKKLAVLHDKGDYGKGLAEFARQFIESGGKAQVVLYEGITPGAVDYSAVVQKIKRSDADGVIFGGYHPEASKIVMQMRKKKIDIPFISDDGVKDDTFIKVAGEFAEGVYATGPQDTSKNPIAKAAVAAHKEKYNGEDPGAFFLNAYAATLALLNAVEKAGTTDYDAVVKALRTEFVATPLGIIRFDEKGDAIGIGFSMYQVQNGNYVEVPLD, encoded by the coding sequence ATGAAAAATAATCGCAGCAGATGGGTGGGTATTGTTCTGATTTCCCTGACTCTGGCCTTTGGATGGGTCGGCCCGGGCGCGGCCGAGGAGCCCATCAAACTGGGCGTGGGCGGGGCCCACAGCGGGGATCTCGCCTCCTACGGCATCCCGTCCGTTCGGGCGGCCGAACTGGTGGTCGAGCACGTCAACGCCGTGAACGGCATCAACGGCAGGAAGGTGGAACTCCTGGTGGAAGACGACGTCTGCAAACCCGAGATCGCCACCAATACCGCCACCAAGCTGGTTTCCGAGGGGGCGAACGTCGTGATGGGACACATCTGCAGCGGGGCCACCAAGGCGGCTCTGGGCATTTACAAAGACAAGAAGATCGTCACCATGTCGCCGTCCGCCACCAATCCGGATCTGACCCAGAGCGGGGATTATCCCAACTTCTTCCGAACCATCGCCTCCGACGACGCCCAGGCCCGCCTGGAGGTCGACTATGCCCTCAACGTCCTGAACCTGAAAAAACTGGCCGTGCTCCATGACAAGGGGGACTACGGCAAGGGACTGGCGGAATTCGCCAGGCAGTTCATCGAATCCGGCGGCAAGGCTCAGGTCGTCCTTTACGAGGGCATCACCCCCGGCGCCGTGGACTATTCCGCGGTGGTCCAGAAGATCAAGCGCTCGGATGCGGACGGCGTGATCTTCGGGGGATATCATCCCGAGGCTTCCAAGATCGTCATGCAGATGCGCAAGAAAAAGATAGACATCCCCTTCATCTCCGATGACGGCGTCAAGGACGACACCTTCATCAAGGTTGCCGGCGAGTTTGCCGAGGGCGTCTATGCCACCGGCCCCCAGGATACCTCCAAGAACCCCATCGCCAAGGCCGCCGTGGCCGCCCACAAGGAGAAATACAACGGCGAGGACCCCGGCGCATTCTTCCTCAATGCCTACGCCGCTACCCTGGCCCTCCTGAACGCCGTCGAGAAGGCCGGCACCACGGACTACGACGCGGTGGTGAAGGCCCTTCGGACCGAGTTCGTGGCAACGCCTCTGGGCATCATCCGGTTCGATGAAAAGGGCGACGCCATCGGCATCGGCTTCTCCATGTATCAGGTTCAGAACGGAAACTACGTCGAGGTGCCTCTGGATTGA
- a CDS encoding Crp/Fnr family transcriptional regulator: MTETTEIIELLKKVPLFESLSDKELEAVGRVVKIKSYPKNTILFSEGDESDSFYVICEGRVNVGINDEDGKEIILSRLGPNEYFGEMALMDGEPRSAFVMTRDPCKLMIIAKSDFKKLLSSDVMLNLLMELQRRLREANKKIESLALMDVYGRVARLLIQLAGTSEPGVQIREKLTHQEIASMVGASREMVSRVIKDLTSDGYISIRRKRITIHKSLPYSW; the protein is encoded by the coding sequence ATGACCGAAACGACGGAAATCATCGAACTGCTCAAGAAGGTCCCCCTGTTTGAAAGCCTGAGTGACAAGGAGCTCGAGGCGGTCGGCCGGGTGGTCAAGATCAAGTCCTATCCCAAGAACACGATCCTTTTCAGCGAGGGGGACGAATCCGATTCCTTCTACGTGATCTGCGAAGGGCGCGTCAACGTCGGCATCAACGACGAAGACGGAAAGGAGATCATCCTCTCCCGGCTTGGGCCCAACGAGTATTTCGGCGAGATGGCTCTCATGGACGGCGAGCCCCGCTCGGCCTTTGTCATGACCCGGGACCCCTGCAAGCTCATGATCATCGCCAAGAGCGATTTCAAGAAGCTCCTGTCGTCGGACGTCATGCTCAATCTCCTGATGGAACTCCAGCGGCGGCTTCGGGAAGCCAACAAGAAGATCGAGAGCCTTGCGCTGATGGATGTTTACGGTCGCGTGGCCCGGCTGTTGATTCAACTGGCCGGCACCTCGGAGCCCGGCGTTCAGATCAGGGAAAAACTCACCCACCAGGAAATCGCCAGCATGGTGGGCGCCTCCCGGGAGATGGTCAGCCGGGTGATCAAGGACCTCACCAGCGACGGCTACATCTCCATCCGTCGAAAACGGATCACCATCCACAAGAGCCTGCCCTACAGCTGGTAG
- a CDS encoding histidinol-phosphatase — MMRVSVHGGHSGEFCCHAKNTLEAVVLAYIDRGFAWFGLTEHMPPPDNRFRYPDEIAAGFDAVKLYDRFARYMAAARHLQQKYAGTARILVAFETEAYTGAPVFAAALRRTFRPDYVVGSVHHVNDIPIDATADQYRQSAAISGGIDGLYRDYFDRQYEMLCVLKPEVVGHFDLIRIFDPAYRDRLENPEIRDRIRRNLALIREENMILDYNVRALAKGMTEPYVSASILREARRMGIAVVPGDDAHGVDDVGLNIDEGMAALRAAGFDTAWRMPSPKVP; from the coding sequence ATGATGCGGGTTTCCGTCCATGGGGGGCACAGCGGGGAATTCTGTTGCCATGCAAAGAACACCCTGGAAGCGGTGGTTCTCGCCTACATCGACCGAGGGTTCGCCTGGTTCGGCCTCACGGAGCACATGCCGCCGCCGGACAACCGCTTCCGCTATCCCGACGAGATCGCCGCCGGGTTCGACGCCGTAAAACTTTACGACCGCTTTGCCCGCTACATGGCCGCCGCCCGGCACCTGCAGCAGAAATACGCCGGAACGGCCCGCATCCTGGTGGCTTTCGAGACCGAGGCCTACACGGGCGCACCGGTATTTGCCGCGGCCCTGCGCCGGACCTTCCGTCCGGATTATGTCGTAGGGTCGGTCCACCATGTCAACGACATCCCCATCGACGCAACGGCGGATCAGTATCGACAAAGCGCCGCGATCTCCGGCGGCATCGACGGCCTCTACCGCGACTACTTCGACCGGCAGTACGAAATGCTTTGCGTTCTGAAGCCCGAGGTGGTGGGCCACTTCGACCTGATCCGCATCTTCGATCCGGCATACCGCGACCGGCTCGAAAATCCGGAAATCCGGGACCGGATTCGTCGGAATCTGGCCCTGATCCGGGAGGAAAACATGATCCTCGACTACAACGTCCGTGCCCTTGCAAAGGGCATGACGGAGCCTTACGTCTCGGCGTCCATCCTCCGGGAAGCCCGGCGCATGGGCATCGCCGTGGTGCCGGGGGACGACGCCCACGGCGTCGACGACGTCGGTTTGAACATCGATGAGGGCATGGCCGCTCTCCGGGCGGCTGGATTCGATACGGCGTGGCGGATGCCGTCCCCGAAGGTGCCCTGA
- a CDS encoding ABC transporter permease subunit, producing the protein MDWEYFFELLLGGLTRGSIYALIALGYTMVYGIIELINFAHGEIYMIGGFTALIIANVLTLLGLNQVAILVLAGLTAVIYSAAYGFTVEKVAYKPLRHAPRLSPLISAIGMSIFLQNYVLLAQTSDFLPFPSLIPTFGFMEPVSHIISSAELMIIVTTAVVMILLTLLIKFTRMGKAMRATAQDRNMAMLVGVNVNRVISTTFIIGSSLAAIGGVMIASHIGMINFYVGFIAGIKAFTAAVLGGIGSIPGAVLGGLVLGWTESFATGYVSSDYEDVFAFALLVLILIFRPAGILGRATSQKV; encoded by the coding sequence ATGGACTGGGAATACTTTTTTGAACTCTTGCTGGGGGGCCTGACCCGGGGAAGCATCTACGCGCTCATCGCGCTGGGCTACACCATGGTCTACGGCATCATCGAACTCATCAATTTCGCCCACGGGGAAATTTACATGATCGGCGGCTTCACCGCCCTGATCATCGCCAACGTCCTGACCCTTCTGGGGCTGAACCAGGTGGCCATCCTCGTTCTGGCGGGCCTTACGGCCGTCATCTATTCGGCGGCCTACGGCTTCACGGTGGAGAAGGTCGCATACAAACCCCTTCGCCACGCCCCGCGCCTCTCCCCCCTCATCAGCGCCATCGGCATGTCTATTTTTCTGCAGAACTACGTGCTCCTGGCCCAGACCTCGGATTTTCTGCCCTTTCCGAGCCTCATCCCCACCTTCGGCTTCATGGAGCCCGTCTCCCACATCATCAGCTCCGCCGAGTTGATGATCATCGTCACCACGGCCGTGGTCATGATCCTGCTCACCCTGCTCATCAAGTTCACCCGGATGGGCAAGGCCATGCGGGCCACGGCCCAGGACCGGAACATGGCCATGCTGGTGGGCGTCAACGTCAACCGCGTCATCTCAACGACCTTCATCATCGGGTCGTCCCTGGCGGCCATCGGCGGCGTCATGATCGCCTCCCACATCGGCATGATCAACTTTTACGTCGGGTTCATCGCCGGGATCAAGGCGTTTACCGCCGCGGTCCTGGGAGGCATCGGCAGCATCCCCGGCGCCGTCCTGGGGGGTCTGGTCCTGGGATGGACCGAAAGCTTCGCCACCGGCTATGTTTCAAGCGATTACGAGGACGTCTTCGCCTTCGCCCTCCTGGTGCTGATTCTCATCTTCCGCCCCGCCGGAATCCTGGGACGCGCCACATCGCAGAAGGTATAG
- a CDS encoding ABC transporter permease subunit, translated as MTNKLQEIKQSIVVAVWFMFLTFPIMVIRVNPIQGVIQWRWENMAAVGAGSFGLSFLWRYLMRKREQGQKAAEEGRETRSFSRRLMEDRRIYLPALAAVALGAMVFPFAFSSYQVNIMTTALIYVVLGLGLNIVVGLAGLLDLGYVAFYAVGAYTYALLNHHFGLGFWTVLPIGALMGAIFGILLGFPVLRLRGDYLAIVTLGFGEIIRLILENWNEFSFGPSGIANIPRPGFFGVDMSLEAATIYIYFLMIAMTIFTIFVVNRLQNSRIGRAWIALREDEIACQAMGIDKTRTKLTAFALGATWAGMVGVIFAAKTTFINPASFTFLESAIILSIVVLGGMGSIIGVIIGAFILILLPEYLRAFSDYRMLMFGAIMVIMMVFRPQGIISGIRRTYQFKARE; from the coding sequence ATGACAAACAAACTCCAGGAAATCAAACAATCCATCGTCGTGGCCGTCTGGTTCATGTTTCTGACGTTTCCCATCATGGTCATCCGGGTCAACCCCATCCAGGGCGTGATCCAGTGGCGGTGGGAGAACATGGCGGCCGTGGGTGCCGGCAGCTTCGGCCTCTCTTTTCTGTGGCGCTACCTGATGCGGAAACGGGAGCAGGGACAAAAGGCGGCCGAGGAAGGACGCGAGACCCGGTCTTTCAGCCGCCGCCTCATGGAGGACCGACGGATCTACCTTCCGGCCCTCGCCGCGGTCGCCCTGGGCGCCATGGTATTTCCCTTCGCCTTTTCCAGCTACCAGGTCAACATCATGACCACGGCCCTTATCTACGTCGTGCTGGGACTGGGGCTCAACATCGTCGTGGGTCTGGCCGGCCTTCTCGACCTGGGGTACGTGGCCTTCTACGCCGTGGGCGCCTATACCTACGCCCTCCTGAACCACCACTTCGGCCTCGGCTTCTGGACCGTTCTGCCCATCGGGGCCCTTATGGGGGCGATCTTCGGGATCCTTCTGGGCTTCCCGGTACTCCGGCTTCGGGGCGACTACCTGGCCATCGTCACCCTCGGCTTCGGAGAGATCATCCGCCTGATCCTGGAGAACTGGAACGAATTCTCCTTCGGTCCCAGCGGCATCGCCAACATCCCGCGGCCGGGCTTCTTCGGCGTCGACATGTCTCTGGAGGCCGCCACCATCTACATCTATTTCCTGATGATCGCCATGACGATCTTCACGATCTTCGTCGTCAACCGGCTCCAGAACTCCCGTATCGGCAGGGCCTGGATCGCGCTTCGGGAGGACGAGATCGCCTGCCAGGCCATGGGGATCGACAAGACCCGGACCAAGCTCACCGCCTTTGCCCTGGGGGCCACCTGGGCGGGAATGGTGGGCGTGATCTTCGCGGCCAAGACCACCTTCATCAACCCGGCCAGCTTCACCTTCCTCGAATCGGCGATCATCCTCTCCATCGTCGTTCTGGGGGGCATGGGATCCATCATCGGGGTCATCATCGGCGCCTTCATCCTGATTCTTCTGCCGGAATACCTGAGGGCCTTTTCAGACTACCGGATGCTGATGTTCGGGGCCATCATGGTGATCATGATGGTGTTCAGGCCCCAGGGCATCATCAGCGGCATCCGGCGGACCTACCAATTCAAGGCCCGCGAATAG
- a CDS encoding MogA/MoaB family molybdenum cofactor biosynthesis protein produces the protein MGVEEHKKGALKRVRLGIVTLSTTRGPAEDESGNWMAAASREKGHEILFHRVLPDDAAVIRETLLSLLDEHDPDAVLMNGGTGADPADVTIEAVHPLFRKELTAFGALFAQLSYADIGAAALISRASAGIIGRTAVFCMPGSIKACRLACDRLVFPELGHLVKHIRTG, from the coding sequence ATGGGGGTTGAGGAACACAAAAAAGGGGCATTGAAAAGGGTTCGACTGGGCATCGTCACCCTCTCGACGACCCGCGGGCCGGCCGAGGATGAAAGCGGCAACTGGATGGCGGCGGCGTCCCGGGAAAAGGGGCACGAGATCCTCTTTCACCGGGTGCTGCCCGACGACGCCGCCGTCATTCGGGAAACACTGCTCAGCCTCCTGGACGAACACGATCCCGACGCCGTTCTCATGAACGGCGGTACCGGCGCCGACCCCGCGGACGTGACCATCGAAGCGGTCCACCCCCTCTTCCGGAAGGAATTGACCGCCTTCGGAGCGCTTTTCGCACAGCTCAGCTACGCCGACATCGGGGCCGCGGCCCTGATCTCCAGGGCATCGGCCGGGATCATCGGCCGGACGGCCGTGTTCTGCATGCCGGGCAGCATCAAGGCCTGCCGGCTTGCCTGCGACCGCCTCGTCTTTCCCGAACTCGGGCACCTCGTCAAGCACATCCGAACGGGATGA
- a CDS encoding ABC transporter ATP-binding protein: protein METILDVKQLTMDFGGLRALDHVDLDVRRGEIVALIGPNGAGKTTFFNCVTGIYTPTSGDILIAPAGGGKQERINGLKPNRVTEKGMARTFQNIRLFQNMTVLENVMIGRHCRTRTGIAGAVFRPPTTRREEQDSVDVGYEILTKMGLAGYVNEFAKNLPYGAQRRLEIARAMATAPFLILLDEPAAGMNPRETNELDELILKIRDEEKISLLLIEHDMKLVMSLSDRIFVMDYGRKIAQGTPAEIKSDPVVIKAYLGEEIDA from the coding sequence ATGGAAACCATACTGGACGTCAAGCAGCTGACCATGGATTTCGGGGGGCTTCGGGCCCTCGACCATGTCGACCTCGATGTACGACGGGGAGAGATCGTGGCCCTCATCGGCCCCAACGGCGCCGGCAAGACCACCTTTTTCAACTGCGTCACCGGCATCTACACCCCGACCTCGGGGGATATCCTCATCGCCCCGGCGGGCGGCGGCAAACAGGAGCGGATCAACGGCCTCAAGCCCAACCGCGTCACGGAAAAAGGGATGGCCCGCACCTTCCAGAACATCCGGCTTTTTCAGAACATGACCGTTCTGGAGAACGTCATGATCGGCCGCCACTGCCGGACCCGAACGGGCATCGCCGGCGCGGTGTTCCGTCCTCCGACCACCCGTCGGGAGGAGCAGGATTCGGTGGATGTCGGCTATGAGATCCTGACCAAGATGGGGCTGGCCGGATACGTCAACGAATTCGCCAAGAACCTGCCTTACGGAGCCCAGCGGCGTCTCGAGATCGCCCGGGCCATGGCCACCGCCCCCTTTCTCATCCTCCTGGACGAGCCCGCGGCCGGCATGAACCCCCGGGAGACCAACGAGCTGGACGAGTTGATCCTCAAGATCCGGGACGAGGAGAAGATCTCGCTCCTCCTCATCGAGCACGACATGAAACTCGTCATGAGCCTTTCCGACCGGATCTTCGTCATGGACTACGGCCGCAAAATCGCCCAGGGCACGCCGGCGGAAATCAAGAGCGATCCCGTTGTCATCAAGGCCTATCTCGGAGAGGAGATCGATGCTTAA
- a CDS encoding malectin domain-containing carbohydrate-binding protein, whose translation MKYFVFTAPSHPKVLSAGCFALGILISFFMLTQVAHAGNVVLAWDPPANTQAAGYRIHYGTGSGDYRQTLNVGNTLSCSISGLEEQKTYYFAATAYDGSGLESGYSNEVQHRIPVSDTDGDGVSDTDELEIYGTDPDNADTDGDGVSDGDEIHVNGTDPTRVDVVGDPNGDWVAEPIYRINAGGTAITADGLTWDADCFYGGASNTYVKAKSIASTAPEALYQSERFGKRFSYSLPATPGVYSVRLHFAEIYFSSAGKRIFDVDVENAQARLVQLDIFSTVGADRACVKSINDIHVSDGSLDIAFEALADNAKIAAIEVFKIVPVVTDTDGDGLTDSDETHIYGTNPENPDTDGDGVSDGDEVHLYGTDPRTDESAGEDQSPAGEALYRINAGGPAVTTDGLVWEADRFFNGATKVYRNTTAIGATQADAVYQSERYGSRFSYNFPVAAGTYTVRLHFAEIYFSSAGKRIFDVSVEDAQAGSFQMDIVSAAGPDCALVRTIADVNVTDGSLDIDFAALADNAKISAIEILSSENAADIPVNTVVHRINTGGKAVTLDGADWEADRYYSGSTGTYARTQTIAGTTADGLYQSERYGKRFSYIIPVDPGTYTVNLHFAEIYFSSVGKRVFNIDLEDGQGRIDGLDIVSAAGPNAAFVKTIENIQVVDGSLDIDFEALVDNGKVSAIEVIMTGFDGTARL comes from the coding sequence ATGAAATACTTTGTTTTTACTGCCCCTTCACACCCTAAAGTCTTATCCGCGGGCTGCTTTGCCCTCGGTATTCTGATCAGTTTTTTCATGTTGACCCAGGTCGCCCATGCGGGAAACGTCGTGCTGGCCTGGGATCCGCCCGCCAATACCCAGGCGGCGGGTTACAGGATCCATTACGGCACCGGAAGCGGCGATTACCGCCAGACCCTCAACGTCGGGAATACCCTCAGCTGCAGCATATCCGGACTCGAGGAACAAAAGACCTATTATTTTGCCGCCACCGCCTATGACGGATCCGGCCTTGAAAGCGGCTACTCCAATGAGGTCCAGCATCGGATTCCCGTATCCGACACCGACGGCGACGGCGTGTCGGACACGGACGAACTCGAGATCTACGGGACGGATCCCGACAACGCCGACACGGACGGTGACGGGGTGAGCGACGGCGATGAGATCCATGTCAACGGTACGGACCCCACTCGCGTCGATGTCGTCGGAGATCCCAACGGCGACTGGGTTGCCGAGCCGATTTACCGCATCAACGCCGGCGGTACGGCGATTACGGCCGACGGCCTGACCTGGGACGCGGATTGCTTTTACGGCGGTGCGAGCAACACCTATGTCAAGGCAAAGTCCATCGCATCCACCGCCCCGGAGGCCCTGTACCAGAGCGAACGATTCGGCAAGCGGTTCAGCTACAGCCTGCCGGCGACGCCGGGGGTCTATTCGGTGAGACTCCATTTTGCCGAGATCTATTTCTCCTCGGCCGGCAAACGGATTTTCGACGTCGACGTGGAGAACGCCCAGGCACGATTGGTTCAACTGGACATTTTCTCGACGGTCGGCGCCGACCGTGCTTGCGTCAAATCGATAAACGACATCCACGTCAGTGACGGCAGCCTGGATATCGCCTTTGAAGCGCTGGCCGACAATGCCAAGATCGCCGCCATCGAGGTATTCAAGATAGTTCCCGTTGTCACGGATACCGACGGCGACGGCCTTACCGACAGTGACGAAACCCATATTTACGGCACCAACCCCGAGAACCCCGACACCGACGGCGACGGGGTGAGCGACGGGGACGAGGTTCACCTCTACGGTACGGATCCCAGAACAGATGAATCGGCGGGTGAAGATCAAAGCCCGGCAGGCGAAGCTCTTTACCGCATCAATGCCGGCGGACCTGCCGTAACGACCGATGGGTTGGTCTGGGAAGCCGACCGGTTTTTCAACGGTGCCACGAAGGTCTATCGGAATACGACCGCCATCGGGGCAACCCAGGCTGACGCGGTGTATCAGAGTGAGCGGTACGGCAGCCGATTCAGCTACAATTTCCCGGTGGCGGCCGGCACCTACACGGTGAGACTCCATTTTGCCGAGATCTACTTCTCGTCAGCCGGCAAACGGATTTTCGACGTCTCCGTGGAAGACGCTCAAGCCGGTTCGTTTCAGATGGATATTGTTTCAGCGGCCGGACCCGACTGCGCCCTCGTCAGGACCATCGCGGACGTTAATGTCACCGACGGCAGCCTCGACATCGATTTTGCGGCCCTGGCCGACAACGCCAAGATCTCCGCCATCGAAATCCTCTCATCCGAAAACGCGGCGGATATTCCGGTCAACACGGTGGTTCACCGCATCAACACCGGCGGCAAGGCCGTGACCCTCGACGGTGCGGACTGGGAGGCCGACCGGTATTACAGCGGTTCCACCGGCACCTATGCCCGGACCCAAACCATCGCGGGGACCACAGCTGATGGCCTGTATCAGAGCGAACGGTACGGGAAGCGGTTCAGCTACATTATCCCGGTCGACCCCGGCACCTATACCGTCAATCTCCATTTTGCCGAGATCTATTTTTCATCGGTCGGGAAGCGTGTATTCAATATCGACCTGGAAGACGGCCAGGGCCGGATCGACGGTCTCGATATCGTCTCGGCGGCGGGTCCCAACGCCGCTTTCGTCAAAACGATCGAGAATATCCAGGTCGTCGACGGCAGCCTCGACATCGATTTCGAGGCCCTTGTCGACAATGGAAAGGTATCGGCGATCGAGGTGATCATGACCGGCTTTGACGGCACTGCCAGATTGTAA
- a CDS encoding ABC transporter ATP-binding protein, translating into MLKLSNVKTYYGNIQALKGVSLDIAEGEIITLIGANGAGKTTTLMSISGIVPPRTGEIRFMGEPIHAVTPDEIVQRGICQVPEGRRIFPYLTVAENLDMGAFLRNDKTGIKADMEHIFELFPILAQRRYQAGGTLSGGEQQMLAISRALMARPRLLLLDEPSLGLAPLVIRQIFDIIRKINQEQNTTIFLVEQNANLALQIAHRGYVMENGRITLTDNAAALLTNAEVKKAYLGI; encoded by the coding sequence ATGCTTAAACTCTCGAACGTCAAAACCTACTACGGCAACATCCAGGCGCTCAAGGGGGTCAGCCTCGACATCGCCGAGGGAGAGATCATCACCCTCATCGGCGCCAACGGCGCGGGCAAGACCACGACCCTCATGTCCATCTCGGGCATCGTTCCGCCCCGGACCGGAGAGATTCGTTTCATGGGCGAGCCCATCCACGCCGTAACCCCCGATGAGATCGTCCAGCGGGGCATATGCCAGGTGCCCGAGGGCCGCCGGATCTTTCCGTACCTCACCGTGGCCGAAAACCTCGACATGGGCGCCTTTCTCCGGAACGACAAGACGGGCATCAAAGCGGACATGGAGCATATCTTCGAGCTCTTTCCCATCCTGGCCCAGCGGCGTTACCAGGCAGGGGGCACCCTGAGCGGCGGCGAGCAGCAGATGCTGGCCATCTCCCGGGCCCTCATGGCCCGCCCCAGGCTCCTGCTCCTGGACGAGCCCTCACTGGGGCTCGCCCCCCTCGTGATCCGCCAGATCTTCGACATCATCCGGAAGATCAACCAGGAGCAAAACACCACCATCTTCCTGGTGGAGCAGAACGCCAACCTGGCCCTCCAGATCGCCCACCGCGGCTACGTCATGGAAAACGGCCGAATCACCCTGACCGACAACGCCGCCGCCCTCCTGACCAACGCGGAGGTCAAGAAGGCGTATTTGGGGATATAG
- a CDS encoding YihY/virulence factor BrkB family protein: MEKLRTIIGKASRFFKTDVWTIPITEAPFPRKVGVRLARVLLLSVRGFRGHQCTLRASALTLYTLLSIVPVAAMAFGIAAGFGFEERLERELLRNFSGQEAVVSQIIQFAHRLLADTQGGLIAGIGTAVLFWTVIKVLGNIESSLNAVWEVRKGRSLGRKVGDYLGMVILAPVLVIVSGSATVFIKSQVTMMTRDISALGAVSPMIFMALKLLPYLLAWILFSVIYRVMPNTRVRLSAAVTAGIIAGTLYQAAQWGYIAFQVGVARNNAIYGSFAALPLFLAWLQLSWLIVLFGAAVSSAWQQVADHAVHLECREVSVAFKRQAALGIVHRLVRDFCDGRPPSTRREIAAALGLPMAVVRELTDMLTASGILSRVVHDADAGNRSRESEPAFQPGCAVDRLTVKAVVDAVEHHGCDPDLPTPTPLPEELVTAISEMEASVAASSEKRVLRDIAAKERG, encoded by the coding sequence ATGGAGAAACTCCGCACCATCATCGGCAAGGCCTCACGCTTTTTCAAAACGGACGTGTGGACCATCCCGATCACCGAGGCCCCGTTTCCCCGGAAGGTCGGCGTGAGGCTCGCCAGGGTGCTCCTGTTGAGCGTTCGGGGGTTCCGGGGGCATCAGTGCACCCTCAGGGCCTCGGCCCTCACCCTCTACACCCTCCTCTCCATTGTACCGGTGGCGGCCATGGCCTTCGGCATCGCGGCGGGTTTCGGCTTCGAGGAGCGGCTGGAGCGGGAGCTGCTCCGGAACTTTTCCGGCCAGGAGGCGGTGGTGTCGCAGATCATCCAATTCGCCCACAGGCTTCTGGCCGACACCCAGGGCGGCCTGATCGCCGGCATCGGTACGGCGGTCCTGTTCTGGACGGTCATCAAGGTGCTCGGCAATATCGAGAGCTCCCTCAACGCCGTCTGGGAGGTCCGAAAAGGGCGGTCCCTGGGCCGGAAGGTCGGCGACTATCTCGGCATGGTGATCCTGGCGCCGGTCCTGGTGATCGTCTCGGGCAGCGCCACTGTCTTCATCAAGAGCCAGGTGACGATGATGACGCGGGACATCTCGGCCCTGGGGGCTGTGAGCCCCATGATTTTCATGGCCCTCAAGCTGCTCCCCTACCTTCTGGCGTGGATCCTCTTCTCCGTGATCTACCGGGTCATGCCCAACACCCGGGTCCGGCTTTCCGCCGCCGTGACGGCGGGGATCATCGCCGGCACCCTCTACCAGGCGGCCCAGTGGGGATACATCGCCTTTCAGGTGGGGGTGGCCCGGAACAACGCCATATACGGCTCCTTCGCCGCGCTGCCCCTCTTCCTGGCGTGGCTCCAGCTCAGCTGGCTCATCGTCCTTTTCGGCGCGGCCGTCTCGTCGGCCTGGCAGCAGGTTGCGGATCACGCGGTCCACCTCGAGTGCCGGGAGGTGAGCGTCGCCTTCAAGCGGCAGGCCGCCCTCGGCATCGTCCACCGCCTCGTCCGCGACTTCTGCGACGGTCGGCCGCCGTCCACCCGACGGGAGATCGCCGCGGCCCTCGGGCTTCCCATGGCCGTGGTCCGTGAGTTGACGGATATGCTGACGGCCTCGGGGATCCTTTCCAGGGTTGTGCATGACGCGGATGCGGGAAACCGATCCAGGGAGAGTGAACCGGCTTTTCAACCCGGCTGCGCCGTCGACCGCCTGACGGTGAAAGCCGTGGTGGACGCCGTGGAACACCACGGCTGCGACCCCGACCTCCCAACCCCGACCCCCCTCCCGGAAGAACTCGTCACAGCCATTTCGGAAATGGAAGCATCGGTCGCAGCATCATCGGAAAAACGGGTGTTGAGGGATATAGCGGCGAAGGAGCGGGGATAA